One genomic window of Luteitalea pratensis includes the following:
- a CDS encoding GNAT family N-acetyltransferase — translation MPFRVRSATTDDIPALAELHVQTFNETHRAGRPGGPSYELRERQWREAFAVTDESWFCFVVEDDDGDLVAFAKGTPHDGGVPGFAGELNKIYALQRVQRQGLGRLLLCSVARQFLGRGVTSMLLFGEASNPSNGFYEAFGAQRLVSDTGEFHGGYGWRDLRALVARCAGR, via the coding sequence ATGCCATTTCGTGTGCGGAGCGCAACGACGGACGACATTCCCGCGCTGGCAGAACTGCATGTACAGACGTTCAACGAGACGCATCGCGCCGGCCGGCCTGGTGGTCCATCGTACGAACTGCGAGAGCGACAGTGGCGCGAGGCGTTTGCCGTCACCGACGAGAGTTGGTTCTGTTTCGTCGTCGAGGACGACGATGGGGACCTGGTGGCGTTCGCGAAGGGCACGCCGCACGATGGTGGCGTGCCTGGTTTCGCGGGGGAGCTGAACAAGATCTACGCGCTGCAACGGGTGCAGCGTCAAGGCCTGGGCCGACTCCTGCTGTGCAGCGTGGCGCGCCAGTTTCTCGGCCGGGGTGTGACCTCCATGCTGCTTTTCGGGGAGGCCTCGAATCCGTCAAACGGCTTCTATGAGGCGTTCGGCGCGCAACGTCTCGTCAGTGACACCGGGGAGTTCCACGGCGGGTACGGCTGGCGCGATCTGCGTGCGCTGGTTGCCCGGTGCGCTGGCCGTTGA
- a CDS encoding DUF3303 domain-containing protein: MLFHVTWDFVDTSEANQKRSLQLFSKWQPGPGGFQAFYGFADGGGGVALIEASSAADLAKTMAPWTPFLKFTTRVVLPIQESSEISGAAAAWRDTI; this comes from the coding sequence ATGCTGTTTCACGTGACGTGGGATTTCGTCGACACATCTGAGGCCAATCAAAAGCGTTCACTCCAGCTCTTTTCGAAGTGGCAGCCTGGCCCCGGAGGCTTCCAGGCCTTTTATGGCTTCGCAGACGGAGGCGGCGGCGTCGCCCTCATCGAAGCCAGTAGCGCCGCGGACCTGGCGAAAACGATGGCCCCGTGGACGCCGTTCCTGAAATTCACGACTCGGGTCGTGCTCCCGATTCAGGAGTCGTCCGAGATCAGCGGCGCGGCAGCCGCCTGGCGCGACACGATCTGA